A single window of Nyctibius grandis isolate bNycGra1 chromosome Z, bNycGra1.pri, whole genome shotgun sequence DNA harbors:
- the TMEM186 gene encoding transmembrane protein 186 isoform X2, with protein MAAARLCRTRTKVCMAPSFGRCLQTELWTRSWKKEAARPPCFFGTRECLQSQNWRVNGGVNNSLGRQREPSVCLCHSVPAAVAQQKAVDEKMEEFKLVYRFPGIKYCRVLSRLKLLQTATTVVTLPPVCYLYLQDQVSQNILLYTTGIALFAGAMLYGMSYFFRRIIGLIYLNETGCTVKVAHLTFWGRRNDIYCPVETVMTLDEVGDSKGELLLQFKWYNSTDILYFTIKFGQIVDRQKFTQIFGKLE; from the exons ATGGCGGCG GCTCGGCTCTGCAGAACTAGGACTAAAGTCTGCATGGCACCATCTTTTGGGAGATGTCTACAAACTGAGCTCTGGACGAGGTCATGGAAAAAGGAAGCTGCTCGCCCACCCTGTTTTTTTGGTACACGGGAGTGTTTGCAGTCACAAAACTGGCGAGTTAATGGTGGTGTTAATAATTCTCTTGGGAGACAGCGAGAGCCATCTGTGTGTCTGTGCCACTCGGTCCCTGCTGCTGTGGCCCAACAAAAGGCTGTGGATGAGAAAATGGAAGAGTTCAAACTGGTCTACAGGTTTCCGGGGATTAAGTACTGCCGGGTACTGTCCCGACTGAAGCTGTTACAGACCGCCACCACTGTGGTCACGCTGCCTCCTGTCTGCTACCTCTACCTGcaagaccaggtttctcagaATATCCTCTTGTATACAACTGGCATTGCGCTCTTTGCTGGTGCAATGCTTTATGGTATGAGCTACTTTTTTAGACGAATTATTGGATTAATCTACTTAAATGAAACCGGCTGTACTGTCAAAGTGGCCCACCTGACGTTCTGGGGAAGGCGGAATGACATTTACTGTCCTGTAGAGACAGTGATGACTTTGGATGAAGTTGGAGATAGCAAGGGGGAGCTGCTTCTCCAGTTCAAATGGTATAACAGTacagatattttatattttacaattAAGTTTGGCCAGATTGTAGACAGACAGAAGTTTACTCAAATATTTGGAAAACTTGAGTGA
- the TMEM186 gene encoding transmembrane protein 186 isoform X4: MAAARLCRTRTKVCMAPSFGRCLQTELWTRSWKKEAARPPCFFGTRECLQSQNWRVNGGVNNSLGRQREPSVCLCHSVPAAVAQQKAVDEKMEEFKLVYRFPGIKYCRVLSRLKLLQTATTVVTLPPVCYLYLQDQVSQNILLYTTGIALFAGAMLYGMSYFFRRIIGLIYLNETGCTVKVAHLTFWGRRNDIYCPVETVMTLDEVGDSKGELLLQFKCGRNGKLRGQLSYGSCD, encoded by the exons ATGGCGGCG GCTCGGCTCTGCAGAACTAGGACTAAAGTCTGCATGGCACCATCTTTTGGGAGATGTCTACAAACTGAGCTCTGGACGAGGTCATGGAAAAAGGAAGCTGCTCGCCCACCCTGTTTTTTTGGTACACGGGAGTGTTTGCAGTCACAAAACTGGCGAGTTAATGGTGGTGTTAATAATTCTCTTGGGAGACAGCGAGAGCCATCTGTGTGTCTGTGCCACTCGGTCCCTGCTGCTGTGGCCCAACAAAAGGCTGTGGATGAGAAAATGGAAGAGTTCAAACTGGTCTACAGGTTTCCGGGGATTAAGTACTGCCGGGTACTGTCCCGACTGAAGCTGTTACAGACCGCCACCACTGTGGTCACGCTGCCTCCTGTCTGCTACCTCTACCTGcaagaccaggtttctcagaATATCCTCTTGTATACAACTGGCATTGCGCTCTTTGCTGGTGCAATGCTTTATGGTATGAGCTACTTTTTTAGACGAATTATTGGATTAATCTACTTAAATGAAACCGGCTGTACTGTCAAAGTGGCCCACCTGACGTTCTGGGGAAGGCGGAATGACATTTACTGTCCTGTAGAGACAGTGATGACTTTGGATGAAGTTGGAGATAGCAAGGGGGAGCTGCTTCTCCAGTTCAAATG
- the TMEM186 gene encoding transmembrane protein 186 isoform X3, whose product MAAARLCRTRTKVCMAPSFGRCLQTELWTRSWKKEAARPPCFFGTRECLQSQNWRVNGGVNNSLGRQREPSVCLCHSVPAAVAQQKAVDEKMEEFKLVYRFPGIKYCRVLSRLKLLQTATTVVTLPPVCYLYLQDQVSQNILLYTTGIALFAGAMLYGMSYFFRRIIGLIYLNETGCTVKVAHLTFWGRRNDIYCPVETVMTLDEVGDSKGELLLQFKCLLVSALGVESRNGKEQPTGLSVFAAR is encoded by the exons ATGGCGGCG GCTCGGCTCTGCAGAACTAGGACTAAAGTCTGCATGGCACCATCTTTTGGGAGATGTCTACAAACTGAGCTCTGGACGAGGTCATGGAAAAAGGAAGCTGCTCGCCCACCCTGTTTTTTTGGTACACGGGAGTGTTTGCAGTCACAAAACTGGCGAGTTAATGGTGGTGTTAATAATTCTCTTGGGAGACAGCGAGAGCCATCTGTGTGTCTGTGCCACTCGGTCCCTGCTGCTGTGGCCCAACAAAAGGCTGTGGATGAGAAAATGGAAGAGTTCAAACTGGTCTACAGGTTTCCGGGGATTAAGTACTGCCGGGTACTGTCCCGACTGAAGCTGTTACAGACCGCCACCACTGTGGTCACGCTGCCTCCTGTCTGCTACCTCTACCTGcaagaccaggtttctcagaATATCCTCTTGTATACAACTGGCATTGCGCTCTTTGCTGGTGCAATGCTTTATGGTATGAGCTACTTTTTTAGACGAATTATTGGATTAATCTACTTAAATGAAACCGGCTGTACTGTCAAAGTGGCCCACCTGACGTTCTGGGGAAGGCGGAATGACATTTACTGTCCTGTAGAGACAGTGATGACTTTGGATGAAGTTGGAGATAGCAAGGGGGAGCTGCTTCTCCAGTTCAAATG CCTGCTGGTGAGCGCACTTGGTGTAGAAAGTAGAAATGGTAAAGAACAACCCACGGGGTTAAGTGTCTTTGCAGCTCGTTGA